The stretch of DNA CTTCATGCAGCAGGCCGCGCACGCCGCCGGGGCGAACCTCATCAACGCCGACCGCATGTGGCACTACACCGAGGGCCTGCGCAACTGGAACCCCGTCTGGGAGAACCACGGCATCCGCATCCTGCCCGGACCCAGCAGCCTGTGGCTCGACCCCACCGGGCGCCGCCTGCCCTACCCGCACATTCCGGGCGGCAGCAGCCTGGATACCCTGGCGCACATCACCCGCAGCGGCTACCCGCACACCTGGTTCCTGCTCAACCGCGCCGTCATCAAACGCGAGTTCGCCCTGAGCGGCAGCGAACAGAACCCGGACCTGACCGGCAAGGACCTGCGCCTGACCCTGCGCCGCGCCGGGAAGGCCGTGCAGCCCCCGGTGCAGGCGTTCATGGACCACGGGCCGGACTTCGTGGTGCGGGACACCCTCGCGGAGCTCGTGGCGGGCATGACCGCCCTGACGCCCGACCACCCCGTGGACCTCGCGACCGTGCAGACCGAGGTCATGGACCGCGACCTGCAGCTGCGCAACCCGGCCGGGAAGGACCCGCAACTGGCGGTCATCCGGGGTGCGCGCGCCTTCCTGAACGAGCGGCTGATCCGCGTGGCGAAACCCGCGCCGATCCTCGACCCGGCGGACGGACCGCTGATCGCCGTGAAACTGAACGTCCTGACCCGCAAGTCCCTGGGCGGCCTGGAGACCGACCTACAGGGCCGGGTCCTGCGCGGCGGCGGCGAGGTCATGCCCGGCCTGTACGCCGCCGGGGAGGTCGCGGGCTTCGGCGGCGGCGGGTACCACGGCTACCGCGCGCTGGAAGGCACCTTCCTGGGCGGGTGCCTGTTCAGCGGGCGCGTGGCGGGCCGCGCCGCTGCCGACGCGACCCGCTGAACGCGGGAGGGGAGGGGCCTACGCGTCCCAGCCGGCCAGGATCTTGTCCAGCGTGATCGGGAAGTCGCGGACGCGCACGCCGCTGGCGTTGTACACGGCGTTCGCGACCGCCGCGCCCACC from Deinococcus sp. JMULE3 encodes:
- a CDS encoding FAD-binding dehydrogenase encodes the protein MTTAQADVIVVGAGLAGLVAATELADAGRRVLILDQEGEQNLGGQAFWSLGGLFLIDSPEQRRLGIRDSLDLARRDWQTTAAFDRPEDHWPRQWADAYLNFAAGEKRAWLRGLGLRWFPAVGWAERGGAGAGAPGNSVPRFHLTWGTGPGVLEPFERRAREHARTGRLSFAFRHRVTGLTLSGAAVTGVHGEILEPTSAARGERSSRVVTGDFEFGAQAVILTSGGIGGNHDLVRRHWPAERLGPAPAFMVSGVPAHVDGFMQQAAHAAGANLINADRMWHYTEGLRNWNPVWENHGIRILPGPSSLWLDPTGRRLPYPHIPGGSSLDTLAHITRSGYPHTWFLLNRAVIKREFALSGSEQNPDLTGKDLRLTLRRAGKAVQPPVQAFMDHGPDFVVRDTLAELVAGMTALTPDHPVDLATVQTEVMDRDLQLRNPAGKDPQLAVIRGARAFLNERLIRVAKPAPILDPADGPLIAVKLNVLTRKSLGGLETDLQGRVLRGGGEVMPGLYAAGEVAGFGGGGYHGYRALEGTFLGGCLFSGRVAGRAAADATR